In the genome of Pseudomonas lalucatii, the window CCGAACGCCAGCTACGACGTCGGCACCCAGGCCGAACGCGTCGCCAGCTTCGTTCAGGCGCTGGACATCGACCGCCTGCATCTGCTCGGCAACTCCATGGGCGGCCATATTGCCGCCCTCTACGCCGCCCGCTACCCACAGCGGGTGAGTTCCCTGGCCCTGTTCGCCAACGCCGGCATCGACGCCCCGGTGAAGAGCGAGCTGATCGCACGCCTGGAAAGCGGCGCGACCAATCCGCTGCTGGTGCAGAAGCCCGCGGACTTCGAGCGCCTGCTCGACTTCGTGTTCGTCGAGCCGCCGCCACTGCCCGCCCCCCTCAAGCGCTACCTGGCCGAGCGCGCCGTCGACAACAGCACGCATCACCAGCAGGTGTTCACCCAGCTGATCGAGCGCTACATCCCGCTGGAACCGGAGCTGCCGAAGATCAAGGCGCCGACCCTGCTGCTCTGGGGCGCACGCGACCGCGTGCTGGACGTCTCCAGCATCGAGGTGATGCGACCGCTGCTGCGACGGTCCAGCGTGGTCATCATGGAAGACCTCGGCCACGCCCCGATGATCGAGCGCCCCCAGGAAACGGCCGGCCACTACCTGAGCTTTCTGGATGGCATCGCGGATGCGGAGGACTGAGGCGCGGCGCCCGCCGGACAACAAAAAACCCGCTCGATGAGCGGGTTTTTTGTGAGCGCGGAAAGTGGCTTACACCAGCTTTTCCAGCTCCGGGATGGCCTCGAACAGGTCGGCGACCAGACCGTAGTCGGCCACCTGGAAGATCGGCGCCTCCTCGTCCTTGTTGATCGCGACGATCACCTTGGAGTCCTTCATACCCGCCAGGTGCTGGATCGCGCCGGAGATGCCGACGGCGATGTACAGCTGCGGCGCGACGATCTTGCCGGTCTGACCGACCTGCATGTCGTTCGGCACGAAGCCGGCGTCGACCGCGGCGCGCGAGGCGCCGACCGCGGCGCCGAGCTTGTCGGCCAGGGCGTACAGGTGCTTGAAGTTGTCGCCGTTCTGCATGCCGCGACCGCCGGAAATGACGATCTTGGCGGCTGTCAGCTCCGGACGATCGGACTTGGCCAGCTCCTCGCCGACGAAGGCGGATGTGCCGGCATCGGCCGAACCGCTCACAGCCTCGACGGCAGCGGAGCCGCCTTCGGCGGCAGCGGCATCGAAACCGGTGGCCCGTACGGTGATCACTTTCACCGATGCAGAGGACTGCACGGTGGCGATGGCGTTGCCGGCGTAGATCGGCCGCTTGAAGGTATCGGCGCTCTCGACGGCGATGATCTCGGAGATCTGGTCGACGTCCAGCTGGGCAGCGACGCGCGGCAGGATGTTCTTGCCGTTGCTGGTGGCGGCGGCCAGGATGTGGCTGCAGCCCTTGCCCAGTTCGGCTACCAGCGGTGCGACGTTCTCCGGCAGCTGGTGCTCGTAGGCGGCGTTGTCGGCGACCAGGACCTTGGCCACACCGGCGATCTTGGCCGCGGCTTCGGCAGCGGCGCCGCAGCCAGCGCCGGCAACCAGGATGTGGATGTCGCCACCGATCTTCTGCGCAGCAGCGACGGTGTTCAGGGTGGCAGGCGCCAGAGCGGCATTGGTGTGTTCAGCGATAACCAGGATAGTCATTTAGATTACCTTCGCCTCGTTCTTCAGTTTCTCGACCAGTTCAGCCACGGACTTGACCTTGATGCCGGCGCTGCGGGCAGCCGGCGCTTCGACTTTCAGGGTCTTGACGGTGGAGGCGGTGGAAACGCCCAGGGCGTCCGGGGTGACCACTTCCAGGGGCTTCTTCTTGGCCTTCATGATGTTCGGCAGCGACGCGTAGCGCGGCTCGTTCAGGCGCAGGTCGGTGGTGACGATCGCCGGCAGGTTCAGCGCGACGGTCTGCAGGCCGCCGTCGATTTCGCGGGTGACGTTGACCTTATCGCCAGCCACTTCCACCTTGGAGGCGAAGGTGCCCTGGGCATAGCCGGTCAGGGCACCGAGCATCTGCCCGGTCTGATTGTTGTCGCTGTCGATGGCCTGCTTGCCCATGATCACCAGCTGCGGCTGCTCCTTGTCGACCACGGCCTTGAGCAACTTGGCCACGGCCAGGGAGTTCAGCTCGTCGCCGGACTCGACCAGGATGGCGCGATCGGCACCCAGGGCCAGGGCGGTGCGCAGCTGCTCTTGAGCTGCGGTCGGGCCGATCGACACGACGACGATTTCGCTCGCCACGCCCTTCTCTTTCAGGCGTACGGCTTCTTCCACGGCGATTTCGCAGAAGGGGTTCATCGACATCTTGACGTTGGCAAGATCAACGCCGCTGTTGTCCGCCTTGACGCGAACCTTGACGTTGTAGTCGACCACTCGTTTGACAGCTACAAGAACCTTCATGGATTCCTCGTTACTCTCCGGTGAATAGGAATGTCGCCAAAGCGAACATGGCGGGTGATGCCAGTCGGCCGGAACCGATCTCTAGCCCAGACGGCGAGCGCAAAACCGCCCGTATCTTGACCGCAGGACCTAGGCGGGTCAATACAACGGACCGGCCTGGCCCCTGCCGTGTAGTAAGATTCTACCAGCCCTACAGAAAATTCAAACAAACGTTTGTATTGGACCGACAGGAGGGTGTAGATATAATGCCCGCGCATCGCCCAGGGAACGAGCCTGATCGTCAAATAAAACTAGAGAGCCTTGAGTAGGAGATAGCCTGTGGAACGCGAGTTTATGGAATTCGACGTCGTCATCGTCGGCGCCGGTCCTGCCGGATTGTCCGCCGCCTGCCGACTGAAGCAGAAAGCCGCCGAAGCGGGTAAGGAAATCAGCGTCTGCGTGGTCGAGAAAGGCTCCGAGGTCGGCGCCCACATCCTCTCCGGCGCGGTATTCGAACCCCGCGCCCTGAACGAGCTGTTCCCCGACTGGAAGGCGCTCGGCGCACCGCTGAACACCCCGGTCACGCGCGACGATATCTACCTGCTGAAGAACGCCGAGAAGGCCAGCCGCATTCCCGACCTGTTCGTGCCCAAGACCATGCACAACCAGGGCAACTACATCATCTCCCTGGGCAACCTGTGCCGCTGGCTGGCCCAGCAGGCCGAGAACCTCGGCGTGGAGATCTACCCGGGCTTCGCCGCCCAGGAAGCGCTGATCGACGAGAACGGCGTGGTGCGCGGCATCGTCACCGGCGACCTGGGGGTCGACCGCGAAGGCAACCCGAAAGAGGGCTACTACACCCCCGGCATGGAATTGCGCGCCAAATACACCCTGTTCGCCGAGGGCTGCCGCGGCCACATCGGCAAGCAGCTGATCCAGAAGTACAACCTGGACAGCGAGGCCGACGCCCAGCACTACGGCATCGGCATCAAGGAAATCTGGGACGTCGACCCCGCCAAGCACGAACAGGGCCTGGTGGTGCACACCGCCGGCTGGCCGCTGTCGCTGGTGGACAGCGAGAACACCGGCGGTTCCTTCCTCTATCACCTGGAAAACAACCAGGTGGTGGTCGGCCTGATCGTCGACCTGTCCTACAGCAACCCGCACCTGTCGCCATTCGACGAGTTCCAGCGCTACAAGCACCACCCGGTTATTGCCCAATACCTGGAAGGCGGCAAGCGCGTGGCCTATGGCGCTCGCGCCATCTGCAAGGGCGGCCTGAACTCGCTGCCGAAGATGGTCTTCGCCGGCGGCGCGCTGATCGGCTGCGACCTCGGCACCCTCAACTTCGCCAAGATCAAGGGCAGCCACACCGCCATGAAGTCCGGCATGCTGGCCGCCGAAGCGGTGGCCGATGCGCTGTTCGCCGGCAGCGAAGGTGGCGACCAGCTGACCGGCTACGTCGAGGCGTTCAAGACCAGTTGGCTGTATGACGAACTGTTCCGCAGCCGCAACTTCGGCGCGGCGATCCACAAGTTCGGCGTGCTGGGCGGCGGCGCCTTCAACTACATCGACCAGAACCTGTTCGGCGGCAAGATCCCCTTCACCCTGCACGACACCAAGCCGGACCATGCCTGCCTGAAGAAGGCCAGCGAAGCGCAGAAGATCGCCTACCCGAAACCGGACGGCAAGCTCAGCTTCGACAAGCTCAGCTCGGTATTCCTCTCCAACACCAACCACGAAGAGGAACAGCCCTGCCACCTGAAGCTCAGCGACCCGAGCATCCCGATCGCCCAGAACCTGCCGCTCTACGATGAACCGGCGCAACGCTATTGCCCGGCCGGCGTGTACGAGGTGGTGACCCAGGAGGATGGCGAGAAGCGCTTCCAGATCAACGCGCAGAACTGCGTGCACTGCAAGACCTGCGACATCAAGGACCCGGCACAGAACATCACCTGGGTCGCGCCGGAAGGCACCGGCGGACCGAACTACCCCAACATGTAACGACTAAAAAGGCTCCTTCGGGAGCCTTTTTCATGTTGACCCACGGCGCGCCAGCTTGGCCCGAGGCTACTCCGGTTGCGGGGCTATAGGAAAGAACACGCCCGCGCTCCACACCCCCAGCCAGGTCCGGCCATCCATCTCGCGCGGCACGGCCAGTTCGACCAGCTGATAAAACACATTGCGGTGGATCAAGGCCTCCAGGTTGGCGCGCACATGCACGTAGGGCGCAGGCTCCTGGGTCTGGGCATCCAGCTCGACCCGCAGCGGATGCTCCGCATCCGCCGTCACCTCGTCCTCGACGCTGGTGGTGAAGTGCAGCACCTGCGCCTCGCCCTCTCCGGCCACCCGCAGACCGACCGCGACGAAAGGCGCATCGTCGACCCGGATACCGACCTTCTCCACCGGGGTCACCAGGAAGTAGTCGTCGCCATCGCGGCGGATGATGCTCGAGAACAGCTTGACCATCGGCTTGCGCCCGATCGGCGTGCCCATGTAGAACCAGCTGCCGTCCCGGGCGATGCGCATGTCGATGTCACCGCAAAAGTCCGGATTCCACAGGTGCACCGGTGGCAAGCCCTTGGCCTTGCCCTGGGGAATCTGCGCCAGCAGGTCGCCGGCCTTGCCTGGATCACTCATAAACGCTCCTCAGCGACCGACCCCGAGCAGGCTGCGGGCGTAGTCATGCAGCGGCGGGCCGATCAGGTCTTGCGGTTGGGCATCGTAGAAGGTCAGAAAACCGCCGCGACTGCGGATGCGCGCGGTATCGACCAGGTAACGGGTATTGGTCTCGATCAGCATCAGCTGAATCACGCTGCGGTCCGTACCGAGCCGGTCCAGCGCCTCCTGATCGGCCCACTCGTCGGTCGTGCCGATGCGATCGTCGCTATAGGCGAAGCGACTGTACAGCAGATAATGCGCCCCGGCCTCCCGCGCCTGGCCCATGGCCTCTTCCAGGCCGGCGGGCGCCCGGGCCCGACGGACCATGGGAAAGTACTCGACGAAACCCTTGAAGGCCTCCTCGGCCACCACATTCGGTCTTGGGTAGCCGTGGCCCGGCGGCACGAAGTGGCCCTGGGCGATGTAGATGAAGGAGTCCTGCTGCAGGCGGCGCGAGGCCATGCGCTCGGTGCGGCCGTGGTCGAGTACGCCGGCATCGCGCAGATGGTATTCGGCCCCGTCGGCCAGGTCGCTGACCTTCATGCAGCCGCCCAGGGCCAGCAGCATCGGCAACAGCATCAGACTTCGCATCACCTTCCTCCCGTGGCCGGCGACGATAAACCGGCAGATGGCACTGCGATGCAGGTTCTGCGCCACAACACCGCCGGTAATCGACGACCGGCACCTAGCCGCCGATGATCTTCATGATCGTCGCGCCACCGGAGAAGGCCACCTCCTGCTTGTCGCCGAGCGCCTTGACCAGCAGCCGCTGCAGCGCCGGCAGCGCCTGGTGGCGTGGCTTGTCCAGCAGATCGCCGACGTAGTGGCGGTTGCTCGAGGACAGGCAGCCGTGCAGCCAGCCGGTGGAGGACAGGCGCAGGCGCGAGCAGGTCCGACAGAACGGCACACTCTCGTTGGCGATCACCCCGAAGAACCCCCGACCGGGGATCTCGTAACGCAGCGCGGTGGCATCCACCGGTGCGTCGGCCTGGACGAAGCCGTGACGCTCGCCGATCAGCGCCAGCAACTCGGGCATGCCGACGAACTGCTGGAGGAAGCCGTTGCCGTCACGGGCCAGGTGCCCCATGCGCATCAACTCGATGAAGCGCAGCTCGAAGCCGCGCTCCAGGCAGTACTCCAGCAGCGGCAGGACCTGGTCGAGGTTCTGCCCGCGCAGCGGCACCATGTTGACCTTGATCTTCAGCCCGGCCGCCCGCGCCTCGTCCATACCCGCCAGCACGCTGGCCAGGTCGCCGCCCCGGGCGATGGCGCGGAACGCGCCGGCATCGAGGGTATCCAGGGACAGGTTGAGACGGCGGATGCCGCACTCCAGCAGCAGCGGCAGCTTGCGCGAGAGCAGCTGACCGTTGCTGGTCAGGCTGATATCGGCCAGGCCGAGCCGCCCAACGCCCCGCAGGAAGGTCTCCAGCTTGGGGCTGACCAGCGGCTCGCCGCCGGTGATACGCAGCCGCTCGATGCCGGCGGCCTCGATCAGATAGGCCACCCCGCGTACCAGGGCGTCGGCGGACAACTCATCCTGGGCCGCCACCAGGCGCTTGCCATCAGGCACACAATAGGTACAGGCGTAATTGCAGGCCGCGGTCAGGCTGACCCGCAGGTTGCGAAAGCGTCTGCCTTGGCGATCAACGATCATGGAAGGCTCCGGCGATTGATGCCCCGAGTATATCGCCGCACAGGGGGACGACACATATGCCGCACGCGCTATTGACCGGCCGAATAACGTCACCCGGCGGGCGTTTCACCGTCGCGCTTGCGCTTGTTGCCCATGCGCACGCCGATATCCATGAGGAACTGGAAGAAACCCTCCTGATCCTCCAGCACGTTGCTCCAGAACGGCGAGTGGTAGAGCGCCACCGCACCGTGCACCAGGGCCCAGGCGGCGCAGTAGTGGAAGTACGGCGGGACGTCCTCCAACTTGCCTTCGGCGATCCGCCCCTTGATCAACTGGGTCAGGCGCTCGAAGTTGGACGCGCGGATCTTGTGCAGCTGCTCGACCATCTCCGGAACCTGGTTGCCCTTGACCACCTTCTCCTCCAGGCGGTCGAACAACCGGTAACGCTGCGGATCGCGCATGCGGAACTCGAAGTAGGCGCGCGACAACGCCTCCTTGTCGCGATCCACGTCGGCCGAGTGCAACAGCTCGTTCAGGTCGCGCTCGTAGTCGAGCATCAGGCGCAGGTAGATCTCCGCCTTGGACTTGAAGTGCTTGTAGATGGTGCCTTTGCCGATGCCGACCGCGTCGGCAATCATCTCGACGGTCACGCTGTCTTCGCCCTGCTCCAGGAACAATTTCAGCGCGGTATCGAGAATTTCCTGCTCGCGACGACGAAACTCACGGACCTTACGGGGTTCTTTCTGCATACAAGGACTAAGAGATCAAAAATCGAAGCGAGCTATTATGCCTATCTAGCGTCAAATTGCACGGATCATCCGACCATGTATGCCATTCGTGATGAGTTTCCCCAGGTCGCCGGCTTGCGCTACCTGAACCATGCCGCAGTCGCCCCCTGGCCGCGTCGCGCGGTAGCCGCCGTGGGCCGCTTCGCCGAGCAGAACGCCCGCCACGGCGCCCGCGACTACCCGCTCTGGCTGCAGGTGGAGAACAGCCTGCGCGAGCGCCTGGCGCGCCTGCTCAACGCACCGAGCAGCGCCGACATCGCCCTGGTCAAGAACACCTCTGAGGCACTGTCCTTCGTGGCCTTCGGCCTGGACTGGAAACCGGGCGACCAGGTGGTGATCAGTGACGAGGAATTCCCCTCCAACCGCGTGGCCTGGGAGGCGCTTAGGCCGCAGGGCGTGGAAGTGCTGCAGATCGGCCTGCACGGCAAAGACCCCGAGGCCAGGCTGCTCGCGGCCTGCGGTCCGCGCACGCGCCTGCTGGCGATCAGCGCGGTGCAGTACGCCAGCGGCCTGCGCCTCGACCTCGAACGCCTCGGCCACGGTTGCCGCCAGCGCGGCGTGCTGTTCTGCGTCGATGCGATCCAGCAGCTCGGCGCCCTGCCCTTCGACGTGCAGAGCGGCCAGTGCGACTTCGCCATGGCCGACGGGCACAAATGGTTGCTCGGCCCGGAAGGCCTGGGCGTCTTCTATTGCCGCAGCGAACTGCGCGAACAGCTGAGGCTGCATGAATACGGCTGGCACATGCTCGAGCACCCCGGCGACTACCAGCGCAAGGACTGGCAGGTAGCCAGAAGCGCCCGCCGCTTCGAGTGCGGCAGCCCCAACATGCTCGGCGCCATGGCCCTGGAAGCCAGCCTGTCGCTGCTCGAGGAGGTCGGCATGGAGGACGTGGGGCGGGCCGTTCAGGAGCGCACCCAATGGCTGCTCGAGGGTCTGGCCGGGCTTCCCGGCCTCAGCCTGCACAGTCCGCGCAACCCGGCGCGGCGCGCCGGCATCGTCACCTTCAGCCTGGCCGGCTGGAACAATCAGGCGCTGTACGACCGACTGAGGCGTGAACAGGTCATCTGCGCCCAGCGCGGCGGCGGCATCCGCCTGTCGCCACACTTCTACAGCGAAGGCCGGATAATCGAGGAAACCCTGCTGCTGTTGCACCGCCTGGCGGCGGCTTGAGAACTCAACAGATGCCCCGGTATTCCAAATCTGTTTAAAAAGGCGCCGAACCGCGGTGGACGATCGGGAATCTTCGCCAATACTAAGAGGTACTGGTGCGTGGCATCTCCCCCCAAGTGCCCCGCCAGGCAAGGTACCGTGGACCGCGTACCTTGATTTACTCCTAATGGTCTTAACCCGGATTCATCCCCCAGAACCCGGGTTTTTTTTGCCCGGGCCCCGGGCAGCTAGCCGCCTCCCGCTCTCCGACTAAGCGACCCGCGCCAGCGGGAACAGACGCTTGAAGTTGGCGGTGGTCTGCTCGGCCAGGGCCTCGAAACTCACGCCACGCAGAACGGCCAGGTACTCGGCCACCTCGCGCACGTATTCAGGCAGGTTGGGCTTGCCACGATACGGCACCGGGGCCAGGTAGGGCGAGTCGGTCTCCACCAGCAGGCGGTCGGCCGGCACCTGGCGGGCGACTTCACGCAACGCCTCGGCATTGCGGAAGGTGACGATGCCGGACAGGGAGATATAGAAACCCAGATCCAGCGCCGCCTTGGCCATCGCCCAATCCTCGGTGAAGCAGTGCAGCACGCCGGCTTGCGGCAACGCGGCCTCGCGCAGCAGCGCCAGGGTGTCGGCACGCGCCTCGCGGGTGTGCACGATCACCGGCTTGCCGCTGAGCCGGGCGGCTTGCAGGTGCAGGCGGAACGCCTGCTGCTGGGCCTGTGCGGCCTGCGGCTCGTAGTGATAGTCCAGCCCGGTCTCGCCGATGGCCACCACATGGGGATGATTGAGCTCGGCCAGCAGCCAGTCCAGGGCGGGCGCCGCGCCAGGCTGCAGATCCAGCGGGTGCACACCCACCGAGCAGTCGACGTCGGCGTAGCGCTCGGCCAGCCCCCTGACCGCCGCGGCATTGTCGGCACTCACGCCAATACAGAGAAAATGCCCGACGCCGCGCGCCCGGGCAGCCTCCAGCGCCGCATCGAGCGATCCGTTGTGGGCGGCCAGATCGAGGCGGTCGAGGTGACAGTGGGAATCAACCAACATGGATAGCAATCACTTGAGAATCGATGCAGACGACGGCATCGCGGGCGCGGACGCCCAGGTGAAAGGGAACGGCCTACATGGTGTGGGTCGGACGGTCCGACTTCAGGGCCCCCGCCAGGTAGGTTTCGATCTTGTTGCGCGCGGTGTTGTCGCCCTCGTTGAACTGCACGCCCACGCCCGCGGCGCGGTTGCCCTGGGCGCCCTTGGGGGTGATCCACACCACCTTGCCGGCGACCGGAATCTTCTCCGGCTCATCCATCAGGTTGAGCAGCATGAACACCTCATCGCCGAGCTTGTAGCTCTTGTTGGTCGGAATGAACAGCCCACCGTTCTTGATGAAGGGCATGTAGGCGGCATAGAGCACGGACTTGTCCTTGATGGTCAGGGACAAGATTCCATTACGCGGACCCAAGTTAGGTGGCAAGCTCATGCGGCATTCCCGGTGTCATTACTCAATGGCCGATTCTAGCCCGGTCCGGGCAGGCTTGCCCACCGCACCAGCAGTGCTTCGAGAAGCAACACACTGTTCAGGTTGGCCTTGCCCAGCACTTTCTGCCGCTGCTGCAACAGCCAGTCCTGGATCTCCAGCACCCGGGCCTGCGGCGTCTTGTCGGCCAGGTACTGCACCACTTTGCGCATGTCCTCGAGCCCCAGCCCCTGCTCGTCCCGGGTCAACTGGTAGCGCAGCATCGACTGCGCCCAGTCGCAGAACCAGTCGAACAGCATCGGCAGCGGCAGATTTTTCCAGGCCTCGGCCAGCTGGCTGGCGGCAGCCTGCTGCTTGAGCAGCTTCTTCACCCCCTCCACCACCAGGGCCCGCTGCTCGCGCACCCCCTGTTGCTGCAAGGCGCGCGCGGTCAGTGGCGAGCCACCGGCCAGGCTCAGCAACTCGCGGCACTCCTCTTCCCCGCACTCCGGCAGGGCCTGGGCCAGCCAGGCCAGGCTGGTCGCCGCATCCGGAAGCGGGCAGGCCTGCTGCACGCAGCGACTCTTGATGGTCGGCAGCAGCCGACTCGGCTGGTGGCTGAGCAGCAGCAGCACCGTGTCCCCGGAGGGCTCTTCCAGGCTCTTGAGCAGGGCATTAGAGGCGGCCAGGGTCATGTCCTCCGCCGGCGGCTCGGCGATCAGTACCACTTTGCGTCCGCTCAGCTGCGCGGTCTTGTTGACGAAACCGATCAACTCGCGAACATCGTCGACGCCGACGCTTTTCTTGTCCCCGCTCGGCTTGAGCTCGAAGCGGTCCGGATGACTGCCCACCGCCAGCAGGTGGCAGCCCTTGCACTGCCCGCACGCCTCCAGGCCCGCCGGCTGCTGGCACAGCAGGCGTGCCAGCAGGCGCTCGGCGAGGGCACGCTTGCCGATTCCGGCAGGCCCCAGCAGCAGGTAGGCATGGGCATACTGGGTGCGCCCGGCGAGCTGCCGCCACAGCGCATCCTGCCAGGGATAGGCTTCAGCCACGGCACAGCTCCAGGATCTGCGGCAGCAGAGCGTCCAGGGCCTGCTGCACCTGGTTCAGGGGCTGCGCGGCGTCCAGTATTCGATAACGCTGGGGCTGCGACTCGGCGCGGCGCAGGTAGGTTTGGCGTACCGCCTCGAAGAAGGCCCGCCCCTCCTGCTCGAAGCGATCCAGGCGCCCCCGGGCCGCCGCCCGCGCCAGGCCGACCTCGACCGGCAGGTCGAAGACCAGGGTCAGGTCCGGCCGCAGGTCGCCCTGCACATAGTCCTCGAGCACCGCGATGCGCGCCTCCGGCAACCCGCGACCGCCCCCCTGGTAGGCATAGGTGGCATCGGTGAATCGATCGCAGAGCACCACGCAGCCGCGCGCCAGGGCTGGCCGGATCACCCGCTCGAGGTGCTGGGCCCGCGCCGCGAACACCAGCAGCAACTCGGTATCGGCCGCCATCGGCTCGTCGCTCGGCGCCAGCAG includes:
- the tmk gene encoding dTMP kinase — encoded protein: MSGLFITLEGPEGAGKSTNRDYLAARLRECGIDVLLSREPGGTPLAERVRELLLAPSDEPMAADTELLLVFAARAQHLERVIRPALARGCVVLCDRFTDATYAYQGGGRGLPEARIAVLEDYVQGDLRPDLTLVFDLPVEVGLARAAARGRLDRFEQEGRAFFEAVRQTYLRRAESQPQRYRILDAAQPLNQVQQALDALLPQILELCRG